ttcaaatggatatgataatcaaattattgtttatattatcccttatatcactattaataatataaaattattaaaatattttattattaattaaaaaattaataataaaatatagattgattTTCGAATAGCGTGATCCAAATGCTTCCGAATGGTAAGTCAGGGAAAAGCGAGGACATTATATAAAGGTGGGTGCGGTGTAGGGCTTTTGAGTCTTCACAAGTAGTAGTGGTGAGACTAATTCAGTTGCATGGTGATGGGAAGACAACCTTGCTGCGACAAACTTGGAGTGAAGAAGGGGCCATGGACAGCTGAGGAGGACAAGAAACTCATCAACTTTATTTTCAGCAATGGCCACTGCTGTTGGCGAGCCATCCCTAAACTTGCTGGCCTCCGTCGCTGCGGCAAAAGCTGCCGGCTTCGTTGGACTAACTATCTTCGGCCTGACTTGAAGAGAGGTCTTCTTACTGAGGCTGAAGAGCAACTAGTCATCGATCTTCATGCTCATCTTGGCAATAGGTAATACAATCATCTCATACATTACATGGTGATTTTTTCTACAATAACACTATATATTCAGTATTATAAGCTTGTCGTTTTCATTATTCTTATCCATTGTCAACTTTCATTATTAATGTCGAAGAACATATTTCCTTCTGAATATAAATCAAagctttttttaaaaagttgcaCCTAATTATatcttgttaaaaaatataaaaaattatattgtaatgACATGCTTAATATACTTTTGGATTGTAGTTTTCGATTATATTTTAGCTGTTTCTTTGAGAATTTGTTTTCTTCAACAGGTGGTCCAAGATAGCAGCTAGGTTGCCAGGAAGAACTGATAATGAGATTAAGAATCATTGGAACACCCATATAAAAAAGAGGCTGCTGAAAATGGGAATTGATCCAGTTACTCATGAGCCCATCCAGAAAGATACTAAGGCTG
This sequence is a window from Mangifera indica cultivar Alphonso chromosome 20, CATAS_Mindica_2.1, whole genome shotgun sequence. Protein-coding genes within it:
- the LOC123204261 gene encoding MYB-like transcription factor ODO1, with protein sequence MVMGRQPCCDKLGVKKGPWTAEEDKKLINFIFSNGHCCWRAIPKLAGLRRCGKSCRLRWTNYLRPDLKRGLLTEAEEQLVIDLHAHLGNRWSKIAARLPGRTDNEIKNHWNTHIKKRLLKMGIDPVTHEPIQKDTKAEEICSRDDGVINMEDNSSSQTENSSCEDSRLLENICKDDTLLNSLWMDDPPHIDGASRNNETPDENVSNIRLPFGEDNCSWLLDCQDFGIQDFGIECFNDVEFNTLTTLEMGEGKH